From Trichoplusia ni isolate ovarian cell line Hi5 chromosome 8, tn1, whole genome shotgun sequence, one genomic window encodes:
- the LOC113496707 gene encoding putative peptidyl-tRNA hydrolase PTRHD1, which translates to MSNTIVQYILLRTDLLKELGWSIGSVVAQACHASTAVLHLYKDDEHTIQYLSDMDNMHKVVLEVPNEESLKKVAEKLKENSISHKLWIEQPENIPTCLAMKPYPKDEVKKFVGKFKLLKLQINS; encoded by the exons ATGTCTAACACAATAGTTCAATACATTTTGTTGAGAACGGATTTGTTAAAGGAGCTAGGATGGTCGATAGGCTCAGTGGTAGCTCAGGCTTGCCATGCATCAACAGCTGTTCTACATTTATACAAAGATGATGAACACACTATACAATACTTGAGTGATATGGATAATATGCACAAAGTTGTTTTAGAG GTACCAAATGAGGAATCATTGAAGAAAGTagctgaaaaattaaaagagaatTCAATATCACATAAATTATGGATAGAACAACCAGAAAATATTCCCACATGTTTAGCAATGAAGCCTTATCCAAAAGATGAGGTCAAAAAGTTTGTgggaaaatttaaattgttgaaactGCAAATCAATTCTTGA
- the LOC113496962 gene encoding U6 snRNA-associated Sm-like protein LSm8, with protein MASGLENYVNQTVSVITSDGRNFIGTLKGFDQTINIILDESHERVFSSSTGVAQVVLGLHIIRGDNVAIVGQIDESIDSRLDLGNIKAEPLGSIVH; from the coding sequence ATGGCTTCGGGACTAGAAAACTATGTGAATCAAACAGTGTCAGTGATAACTTCAGATGGTCGGAATTTTATTGGAACTTTAAAAGGTTTTGatcaaactataaatataatattggacgAGTCTCACGAGAGAGTGTTTTCTTCGTCAACTGGTGTGGCGCAGGTGGTTCTAGGACTGCATATAATACGCGGCGACAATGTAGCGATTGTTGGTCAAATAGACGAGTCGATTGATAGCAGACTGGACCTTGGAAACATAAAAGCCGAACCGTTGGGATCGATTGTACATTAA